The Scophthalmus maximus strain ysfricsl-2021 chromosome 14, ASM2237912v1, whole genome shotgun sequence region CTTGGGGAGGGATTTAGGAAACAAAGGTAATATATCACCATGTTTCAATTATCTGCTGCAACAGACACATCCATTAATATTggtgcaatatatatatatatatatatatatatatatatatatatatatatatatatatatatatatattcatattcatgagtCACTTTTAGGCCATCACCATacatatttatctattttacaGAGCCACACGTCAGAAAATGCAGCTTCAGATTCATTCTCTGAACATGGGCATAGAGGTACAATGTGACAATCACCAGATATGTGTGGCTGGCACATgaacaaatatttcaattatACAAGTAGTTCTGACCAACTATTGCTTTACCTTAAGATTGTCTCATCAGTCATGACGATAATCACGTTAAGCGCCCCCTCTCATGACATCTTGTTCAAATCAGAGTTTGAGGATTAACTTTTCAACCGCTACACAACTTTTAACACTGTGTAGGCCTGAAGGAAGAACAGTCTCAAGATTTTTGTTCAATCTTCTGAGCCTGTTGACAGGAACATTTGACGTTAGATAGTATTTAGTATATTTGTTCATGGTGTTTATGATCAATCAGTGAATATGGCTTATAGATAAGCAAAGCCGTCAATgttttttaagtgtattttcattatataatttctttaagaaatatttcatttggGGGAACTAATTGTTCTGCAGTAGTGTGACTGTTGACAATGACGTCTCCCAATTAACACAAGCAGTAAACAAACCACCTCAGAAATACAGTGGGTTAGAGCTCTCAAACCTTTGAGCCCTGTatcagtctttaaaaaaaaattcttcttaCACTCCACTTTCTTGGATTTTATGTAGCTTTGGCCACATCATATGCGaccttcatcagcagatggagaCACCCCACAACAGTCGTCTGGTTCTACCTTCACAGACAACACAGCGCACAGACTAAAACACGAAGCACTGTCTAAATGTAGAACCTTATTTCTTGTAGTATGATGATGTTTGCCATAGTTCTAAGTTTAAGTCTATTCATTAATTAACTGAactgcattttaaaagaaacGTTAGTAACTTCAGGGCTGCAGTAAAGTCAGTTTAAAGTCATGTCACTGCATGAGAAAATGGGATTGAAAAGCCTCAAAGATCATAGATTAAGCTGATGGaaaaacttttctgtttttgggaaaaaacattgtatgaagattttttgtcttttggttttCTCTCACTCGCTCCCCCTCAGGCCTGCTCTGTCTTTGAAACCAGACCATGTCATGCTCTCTCTTCTGCTCCCTGTCTGATGAGTTTTGCTGTTCACAACCGGTCTCACCCAAGTTGTGCATCTAAATGTTTTCACTCACAGATGCAGTGCAGTGAGCGAGGCCAGCGTTGTGGCGTGCTGCTTCTCTCCGTGTGGCCAGTTCTTCGTGACTGGCTGTACCAACGGAGACCTTAAACTGTGGGATGTGGACTTCAGCCTCCTGCTTGCTGAGCGGGACGCTCATGACCTGGGAGTCACCTGCTGTAGCTCTGCTCCCCACCTCGGACTTGGTGAGTTCTGAATATTCAACGGTTAGTTCATttaaatcacaacatttttcccccccttataTTCACCTATGCAAGTGGTTCCAGACATgcagatattttgtttttgttcagatttGTTTCTTGTGATCACTTCTGCCACCTCAATACTGTTTATTGTCTGATCTGAAACTCAATTAGCATTGAAATTATTTGTTGAGGTGCTGAGAACTGAATATATAATTTGTACTGTTGGTTAGAGAAACAAGCTATTTGAAACCATCTGGGCTCTGGGGAACTTgttttcttataaaaaaaaattaaaaagatataaaagTGGTTCATTTAATTCTAAAACAGAATACAGAATAAACGATATTAAAAAAGTACTTTCTTTAAGTTCTAAACTCAACAGCAGCGTGTCTTTCTCAGAATTTCCTGTGAGTCGTTTTTAAAGGAATTATTTCTACAGTAGAAAAGAAGTTTGACTTTCACTGCACATCCAGCAGTTATTCATAAGattttgtatgtatgtggaCTGATCCTTTCAATTTTCAAACTGGAAAATTGTTACATTTCCGTTCTGTCCTGTTATACTTTCAGTCTACTCAGCACAGATCAAACTGAACTCTTTCACAGCTAGCAGTTCGTCAAAACGCAACTTGTTGCACACTATATTGaatcaaatgttcattttaatgctgctgttttggatttaaaaaagcACCGATTTTATTACGGACATCTGGTTCTAATCCAAACACTGTGTCCATGAAAAGCTGGGTAAAAGATTCTTGCCATATGGTCACAAACAGTCCATCAGATAGCATTTATTCGTGTTTAGTTATTAAACTCAGCTAAGCGTGAACATTcagtgggggggtgtgtgtggctgtttttGTTCTGCAGACGGCTGCTGTGTGGAGTTTCGACTGGCCTCCTGTGGACAGGACAGCCAGTTGAAAATATGGATTGTTTCCCAGCGTGAAGGAGCAGGTAGGCCCCCTCTGCTTCCTCAACCGAAAACTCACgaaagacagagatagagagaaagtcCTGACTACTTTAACCTTGAAATTTCTCAGCAAAATAGAAGAactttatttgtgtgtggaaTAAATCAGACCCACTTATTAATAATGCATCACTTTAAGACATTTTCTAGAAatacagaagcagcagcagtgtgtgtgcgtgtgcgttggGAGGTGCATATATCCACTGTGACATTTATATCATGTACGACTGATCGCAGAACAAGAACAGTATGCCTACAGTATGCTCATAGGTTGTGCAACCTGCCTGCagactgtatttgtgttgtttgtctgtgattcAGCCATGAAGTAAGTTCCATAGACGTGTTGCCGTGGCAACATCCATTTCTGGGGAGGACGCAATGTTGTCCCATGTTGTGACCTGCTGTGGATTATTCGTCTCCAAGCAGGTTGTAATTTCTTTAAAACTGAAGATAGGGCTGTGGAGGAGCTCTTTTTTActtgaaatatgaatttatttagTCTTGGCAAGAGAGCTGCCTGTGAAAGTGTAGATGATTCAGTGAAGCAAAGGAGCAAGTCTGAAGCTGGGTTTGCTGTGTCTGCTGTTAATGTGGAACATTTTTCTACTCCCTGCTCTCTGATGGCTCCATATCCAGATGGAATAGTCATATTCAAGGGATATTAGGAAGCTCTGTGGGTCAGATCTTTTTGAACATTATCCTCTTTGAAGCCTTTTACCTTTCACCCTGCGGCATTGGCTGATGATCCATCTTGTTCTCACATcacatttgttatattttgaaatCTACAGTTTCATTTTGTGAGGTTTATTAATGTAGttaaattcagtttgttttcctccttACTCACCTGTAGTCGTTTCACTTTGCATCATGCATAtgcatgaaaatgacaaattattctTCAGCAGCCTAAAAACCGTGTTTGTACCCTAATGGAAGTTTGACTTAAGCCGTGTGTTTACAAGCTGATAATTTAAATGCTTCTACAGACCAATTAGTTTTGGCACGCACAGTAGAACAACTGCACAGTGTCTTTGTATCTCAGGCTGCGAATGCCTTGGCTTTATTGTGCAAAAGGGGAAAAGCTTTTGTTTCCTGGCAGCTGTCAGCAGGTGGCACCGCTCTGAGCcagcaagagggagagagacttaTTGATAAGAGTTTTTGGTTGTCAGACTGTGGGGTGGGGGTCCAGacaatgattgtgtgtgtgtgtgtgtgtgtgtgtgtgtgcgcacgcacttaaagtatttgaaatatttttagattatgtatatatttttgtgtgtgtgtgtgcacttcagTTTGCGTGATGAAGCTACTTCACACGCTCACAAGCCATTCAGCTCCGGTTCTGTCTTGTGCCTTCTCCTCTGATGGAGATCTGGTTGTCTCAGGGTAAGACACACGAGTCACTTCTACTTGTCATTCTTCATCTGTCTGCAACTGAATATTGACCTTTGAACCTGACATGCTTACcgtatttttttgtaatgtaatttgttttatttatatatagacaATAAGCTCAATTAGAAGAAATTAAGTTTAAATGTATCACTCCtatatgttaaaatattttgaaaagtttgaTTTTTGCATCAGCTGAGCACTGGTGCTGCTGTTCCCTCAGTCAGCCACAGGAGGAGAGTATTTTATTGAGTTGGGTCCTAATCTGTGCTGTTTGTAGCACTTAGatagaaatatttgaaaaatgtgttttgtttaaccACAATCCATTTAATTGTCCTTTTCCTGTTTGCAATTATTCAACAGTTCAGTGGATAAAAGTGTTGCAGTACATGACACGGTGAGTAAAGCACAAAGAAACACTCAACACAAGATGTGTAGCTCTCCTGCGTCATTGAATTGTGGAGATGAGATGTGTGAGATGTGCTGTAAACACGGAGCTGCCTAACATTCCTGTTTGGCCCACATTTGTTTGTTCACAGAACCTGGGAACGCTGCTCCACACTCTGCAACAGCACGACAGGTAAATGTCCACTGCCGTGCAGctgtcagacacacaggagAATCTGGGTCCCACTGTTAGGATGGAAACGTGTGATTTTCGATTGATTAGTTTCCTCCCCGAAGCACCGGCTGCACTGATGCAATAGCATATTCTCCCGCTCTGCTTTCCAGTCAGTCATTGAACTGGGACCATAGGCGAGCTCCAGCAGAGCACTTTGAAGTGCTTGAAAGGATTTAAGATACTGTCTGATCTAagacttgatttttttatttatttagcaggAAACGTGACTTAACGCAGATCTCATCCTGTGCTACTTTCACTCTTTCATACACATCCTTCACGTTTCTGCTGCTCGTCCTTCACCCTGCAGGTATGTGACTGCTGTAGCTGTGTCTCCCACCATGCCATGGATTGCAACCGGCTCCATGGACAGAACGGTGAACGTGTGGAAAATAGGAGATGGAGACAGCTTAACTGGTAAATACTTAACAGAGAATTGTTGAGCGGTTTGGTGCCTACAAAAGCACAATCactcttcattttaaaatagaCCGTTAGCAGTGATTCAAAGCCCAGAAGCCTTTTGGAGCTTCCCCTAAAAGAGTGTTTTGGGGGATATCCAGCAGGAACAGGCTCCTATTACATGCGTATCACTGTCTGGCTGCAGTGTCTAGAGGAAACCACGACTGTGCCTTGGAGAGCAGTTGTTAGTGAGGTGAATCCTGTTCCAActcaacatgaaagaaaatatttggaaTACTAAATGAAAAGGTGCAATCTTCAGACATCTGGAGGCCTTGAAGCCTCATCAGGGAAGCTCCCCCATCTGCCATTAGTCAGGCTGATGTTGACAAAGCAAATTCCATCTCAATGGAGATGTGCCTTTTTtgggcctctctctctgtcctttaatcttctctttcttttcacataTTAAACCTATTCTCTTTTATGTGTTTCTGCAGCAACTGAATCACGGCAGATCGTGTGCCAAGGTAAATAAATGCATTACTCTGTTCTGCCCttaaattctgtgtgtgtgtgtgtgtgtgtgtgtgtgtgtgtgtgtgtgtgtgtgtgtgtgtgtgtgtgtgtgtgtgtgtgtgtgtgtgtgtgtgtgtgtgtgtgtgtgtgtgtgtgtgtgtgtgtgtgtgtgtgtgtgtgtgtgtgtgtgtgtgtgtgtgtgtgtgtgtgtgtgtgtgtgtgtgtgtgtgtgtgtgtttgcacttaaagtatttgaaatatttttagattatgtatatatttttcttttagttttgtatatATTCCGGATTTTTCTTCCTCgattcaatttatttgtatagtgccaaatcacaacatacattgtctcaaggtaCTTAACATAGTGAGTATCtattataacaatattacagggaaaacccaacaaatcccattccttatcttgtttttatattgctgctggtgtctccGAGAGCTACCAGTCAAAATTCTCTTGTacatgtacaatgacaataaaccgttgtttgtttgtgcgtgtgttcaaaattgaagaaaaaaaacaaattgttggGTCAGTGGTTAAGGTTGGGATAAGACTTTGGGTGACACTAAAAATGAATGCCCGTCTGTCTAAGTCTTAGTGCAGGCATTTAGATAGTTGCATGTTTGTATATCTTGATGTGTGAACCCAAGCCTCAGTGCTGTTAAGGCCAAGAGCAGAAGCTTCACTTTATGTTCATTTTAcccaaaagacacacaaaatgaaattgtcTGAATTTAAAGGGTATTACAAATTATATTAGACTGGCattattcctttttgtttgtgttggtctCTCCGTGCTTTACCACCTATTTGTTCCTATTGTATCGAAAAATTATGCAGTTCAATTCCTTAGTCTGGGCAATCTCCTCCGCCATGACGCTGCTGATGGCGGTGTAGATCAGTCattccaccactttggtccagactgaaatgtcaGCAGCTATTGTTGGACAGTTTGTCAGGGAATTTGATAAAGACCTCCTCGTCAAACTCAGGATTTAGAGGAAAAATACTTTGGTATATGACTAAATACTAATGACAATTCCAActaagatacaaaaaaaatatgcttaaCTTTAAAAAAGACCATGCCTCTGTGAACACTCTGATAGGGTTTTTATTTGGCAGTAGGTGTATTTGGAGAGTTGTTTTCTACctatttaaatgatgtgattcaAAGGTGACTGCTAGCCTGTCATAGTATTTCTGAGTTATTTAACAGTATTCTGCTCGCACAGTTGTGCATTTTACTTgctagatttgtttttttatgattgatGTTGATTAGTGAGGAACTGTCATAATGTTGCACGGTTGAATGTATTCCAATTCTTGATAATCGTTAATCAAAATCCTATCACAATCCctgttgatgcaatgatcaaaggcaCTCGCACTCCTGTGATCAAAGTGATCAAAAGCATACATACTCCTGGGATCTCATCGCATAAAGGTGGTGGTGAATCCTTTCAGAAATtcattctctcctcctgcttttggatttagacacagacacatatatacagacacTGTGATGGACTTTGGCAAGCTGAGCTGCATCTGGATAAACACTCTAATATCTCAAACTGAACTGAAGCGACCCTGAAGCGATTGTTGCTACAGTTGATCCACaatacacactttcacacaattTTTGGTCCTTCAAGCCAGACCCAAGCAACTGCTTCAGTCCAAGATGTTCAGGCCAGATGAGAGAGACCCAGAACGAGATGTGGACTGTCCACGCCGACGCAGGCACCTGCCATCATATGTTCAGGACTTTGAGGTCAAGGCACAAGGCAGCCAACGTTACACAATTGAGGAGCTCACTGAGCATCTGAAGCAAGCAGGATTACCTAGTCAGGATGCAGCGCTTTCAGCAGCTACTTCAGGTGAATCATCCTCTAGCTTCGAAGATGCCTTTATTCAAATAGCAGATAGAATGTCCTCTTCGTCTGAAGGTTACAGTGCAGAGGAACAGATGTACCAACAAGAAGGCAGGGAGTGTTTTTCACCTGGTGCTGTTCCCCGTCTACCTGATGACAAGGTCTGCCCTCTTCCTGATGAGGGTTATCAACGCCACTTTGGCAACCATAGTCGGCCCACAAGCTCTTGTCAGCCTAGCGGAAGAGAACATGATCACTACGATTGGCAAGATGGGAGACACAATCTTCCTAAAAGGAGGAATTGCCCTGAGGATCGCAATCGTCCTAGTGGACGCCATAGGGGTGTTAAAGGGTTAGACTCAGGGTTAGAGAAGTATTGTGAACCAATGCCAACAATCCCCAACTTTGTACATGAAGACCCAGGAGAGTTTCTAAAATTTAAGCTTGCGTTGGACTGCATAGTCCCAGCTGATGCTTCAGAGGGTTTTAAGTACCAGGTACTGATCAACCACCTGAAGTATGAAGATGCACTGCTCGTTGCTGAGTCGTATAGCAACAGCCTGTCCCCATTCAGAGATACCATGAGAGCCCTCACTGAGATGTTTGGTCAACCTCATCAGTTGGCCTCGAAGCGGATCTCAAATCTGATGGATGGACCCAACATCAGGACTGGGGATGTCAAAGCCTTCAGGTCATTTGCTGTTCAAATCCGTGCACTTGTGGGAATATTGCAACAGATGGGAAGACAGAGCTGGACGGAGCTGGACAGCTTCTCACATGCAACTGGCCTCTTAGGTAAATTGCCCTACGACCTAAGAGCTAACTTCTACAGATTTGTTCAATTTATCCACAATCCTGTACCAAACCTGCTTAATCTGGCTGAGTGGCTTGAGCATGAGATGCGTGTACAGGTGAATGGAAGCCAGGGCTGTACCAACTCAGGTCAGGAGAAGCAAGCTCCATGCAAAGACCACCGCACTAATTACAAGTGTAGGAAGACTACCACTAGTCTCCATGGTAGCGAGCAGAGTGGAAAGTCGGAGACTGCCGTAACTGTAGCTGCAAAGGAGACGACACAGGAGACGCCAAAGAAGTTCTGTCCCTTCTGCGACACTGTGCAGCACCACATGAGTCAGTGCAGCAACTTCAAATTATTGTCAAGGGAGCAGAAGACGGAGTGGatcaaaacaaaccacagaTGTTGGAGATGTGGCCGTGAGCATCAGCCGGCAAAGTGTACCCTCAAAGCCAAGTGCAAACAGTGTAAAAGAAAGCACCTTGAGGTTCTTCATGAGGTCAATACCAGCCAAAGTGCAGCAGCATCTGGTAAGCCCAAAGCGACTGGAGAGAGCGCTTGCTTAGTGAGTTCTGTCTCAGAGAGCCTGTAGCTGGATCGGCCAACAAGCAGCAGTCAGGTGTTGCTGAAGTTATGTAGCGTAATTAGCATTTAGCTGAAAGAACTGCTGTGCCAAAAGAGCAGGTAGCCTTATTATGTGCATTTTTACATGCAGTCTATGCAACTGACAGAGTAAACGACACCTGGGCAAGATTTAATCAAGTTGgatgaagaaaataatggaataaTCCCGGAAGACTATTGTAACACTAGAGATTTTCCAACCAATGAGAATTTGATCGGAGAGCATATTGACCCACTCCTCTACCATTAATAGACTACAGCCCTAATTCTTATTAGTGCACAGGACATTACGTGATTTT contains the following coding sequences:
- the LOC118283111 gene encoding uncharacterized protein LOC118283111 isoform X1 is translated as MFRPDERDPERDVDCPRRRRHLPSYVQDFEVKAQGSQRYTIEELTEHLKQAGLPSQDAALSAATSGESSSSFEDAFIQIADRMSSSSEGYSAEEQMYQQEGRECFSPGAVPRLPDDKVCPLPDEGYQRHFGNHSRPTSSCQPSGREHDHYDWQDGRHNLPKRRNCPEDRNRPSGRHRGVKGLDSGLEKYCEPMPTIPNFVHEDPGEFLKFKLALDCIVPADASEGFKYQVLINHLKYEDALLVAESYSNSLSPFRDTMRALTEMFGQPHQLASKRISNLMDGPNIRTGDVKAFRSFAVQIRALVGILQQMGRQSWTELDSFSHATGLLGKLPYDLRANFYRFVQFIHNPVPNLLNLAEWLEHEMRVQVNGSQGCTNSGQEKQAPCKDHRTNYKCRKTTTSLHGSEQSGKSETAVTVAAKETTQETPKKFCPFCDTVQHHMSQCSNFKLLSREQKTEWIKTNHRCWRCGREHQPAKCTLKAKCKQCKRKHLEVLHEVNTSQSAAASGRKLPGHFRPLVADWSEEDVQTWLHEEGLEELVGIFKANNIDGPELSQLDKETAAELGIESVGLRGRLLRKTEALKSEQSDSEVPDEFMCPITTELMKDPVIAADGYSYERESIETWIRGKNKTSPMTNLALQTTLLTPNRSLKMAITRWKSSQ